The Pyrus communis chromosome 12, drPyrComm1.1, whole genome shotgun sequence genomic sequence ttttacttgtccattacTTTTACTaatgctttatttttttgtcaaatgataaattttgttagattagccatcGACAgggataaattttgttagattagttgatatacctgtttgattgcaaaatttttttattttttttgtttttgagaaaatttacTTCTAATTTTGACTAAATTTGGATGAGTTTATATACTCTTTTGATAacacatttttgtcaaaaacaaCCGATGTtttcataaatttacatatcgATATTTTCATCTAGACttatatcaatattttaaactGGCTGAAGGTAGCTTCCAAGTTCTAAAATATCATGATTGCTCTTAGGTTGGGTTGATCAGGGCAATTATTGAGAGCGAATAGTAGCTGACATTGTCCTTCTTGGCAACACGGGTAAAAGTAACACTACTCTGATCCTTCCTTATAACGAGTCATTCCTTCCCTCTTACATACTTTTTTGTGTAAACCGCAATTTGATACGTATAAATACCACAAATGAcatgtttagggtttagggtaagGAGAAATGAAAGGTTTCACTCTCCACAGCCCAAAGGATATTTGTATTTTTGGTCGATCCTTTACGAAGGatagtgtttttttatttttttctttaaacaatattatttacgtTAAAAGAGAGTAGTCTCACAATgtgttagtaataatgtgattcaaatttgtttttgacgagaatcgaacataagatatttcacttacaaatgaagaggaatatcagtagaccgtagtactaagtgatccGCGGAGGATAATGTTAAGCACGGTTGATAGGATTTGGATTCCATCTAGATTCAAATTGTAGGATCCTAGAGATCCTCATATCTTAGTCATTCATTGtgtatcgtgcggtcagaaatcatttgacttttttatttaaaattaaacacaaatagtatttaataaaaattaattgcaaaatatacaatgaacggttACAATATAGAAATCCCTAGGATTCCACAAAATAAATCCGAAGGAGATCCTGTTCCCGGTAAACAATTGCTACGCAGCTACCAAAAAGATAACAGAGGTTGAACTGAAAGGTAGTTGGACTAGTCGATTCCCAAAGGAAAGATAGGATTGACGGGTCAACATCCATCCAACTGATAAAGAACTGTTTCGAAATTAACGAAAACCGGGAAACAGGGTAGTGGTCCACATTTCCCACTGGGTAAATTGAACAAGAAGAGCCATTTTCACAAAGTTTCATGACGGATTAATAgaatttcgtgtttataatgaagattgttaattttgtatataattttataaaatttattttgcaaaaaattaattagaaaaaatatttttcaatcaATGAATAATAAATAGATAGATGAACAATGTTATGAATGATGTTTCGCTAAGGATGAGGAGTTCCTCCTCAAAACGTTTTGTAACTTATTCACAAAACTCAAAGTTAGTGGTCAGACTTGTTATTATTGTATATCATTTTGAAAATattatctctacaaaaaaaaaaaatcaaaacaaatgtCGTTTAAAATTAATAGATAGGCGGTTCGTTATACTTTTACCAATTTCAACGTGTTTTTATACAATCCGAAGGTTAAAAGatctcatattttattaattttttacaaaaatgatatcacagagtgatttataataagGAATTTCAAatattgaaggttttttttttttaagaatttgtGAAGTTTTTTATTAAGCTAACTCGAAATAAATATAAAGGAGCTAATACAAAGAATAATGCGTATTTAGATTCATCCATCTATAAATGAATTATGGTAATTGGTTTTCATGCTAGTGGAGGTGGTGCCAGTCATGATGGCGACAGTGGTGACGACAGTGATGGTTGTTGGGTGGTGGCAGTTGCGACGAGAATGATGGTGGTGCTCATGGTTATGGCTAGGTGCCGATGACGACGACTACAATGGTGTCACTGTCTTGGCCATGTGATGGTGACGGCGGAGATGATGGTGGTAGATAGGGTTGGTGGCAACAGTAATAGTGGTAGAGGCGCATTGGACGTGGGCATGCAAGAAGAAATATACAGATGCTATCATACACAAAGTGGAATGATTTCATTTGCACCAGGAACCAGGATAATtacaaaaagtgaaaacaattTGGGAGAAATATTTAAGTTCATATCCACAGATCTACTGAACAAAAGGATATCTAGAGATACAATATTCCCCTACACGAGAAGCGCCATCTCTAGCCAGAATACCTTCAAGATCTCCGATGATTCGGGCCAGCCATATCTCCAAATTTCTTTGTATTTCTTTCAAGTTGTTTCTGATCGAATCCAAAGACCGTCGTGTGTTGTGTTTGGCCTGGTTCCCCAGCTCGTCCCCATAAGAACTCTTCCCAATCTCCGTTTGTACTGCCATCAGCTTCTGTCCAGTTTCCGTTGCACGTTGTTGAAGTCTAAATGATTCGAGTAAAAACTCCGTTTGTCTTTGTGTACGAAACTCTGGACTGATTGTAGGTTTGGAGGGATCACTACCTTGCtgtaaaaacaagaaaatttagcGAGCAACACAACCCAAATTGTAGCCTGTCAAGTATCCCTGGAGACATGTAATGAAAATGCCACAATTCAAAACAGATATAAAGAAAATGTAGAATATGGGGCGACTGCAGAACTTGTACTTGCCCAACGAAGAATTAGTTCATCCTACAAACCGGGTGCAGCGATAACTAAGTGACATCAACTAAAAGATGTCTATGGTTAACTAATTCTTCCGTTAATTCTTATTAGCAGACGTAAAATAGCATGGAAAAAGTAAAACAAGGAACATAAAACACTACCATTCTTCTGCACAGATCGTCTATCTTCCCCGCAAGAGCTTGATACCTCTTGGTCTGCTTCCTCATCGATGAAGGTACCTTGGAAAGATCACTCTTCCCAATAGTTTCCAAATTCAGTAATTCCTGTTCAAGTAATTTTAGCTTCGAGGATATTCTGGTCGACTCACCATCTAGCTTCCAAGGTGACTCCCTAGGAAATAAAGACGTGTTGATCTTTAATTAGCTGCAGAACATTAACTAGACGCCTCAGAACCGATCAGCAAATAGGCTGTCAAATACATACCTTGGCACAAAATGCTTCATGTGATACAACGGTTCAAGGGATTCATACTGTACATCCTGCAT encodes the following:
- the LOC137711403 gene encoding uncharacterized protein, whose translation is MAENGHKLQQQPEEEDDTKKLLCSYLGLSLGIFLALAPDNFQELQTQVGELSARLWQAEEQVRLMTSRRKEDSKANARVVEIFASHRNAWQAEEKRLLHQIDAAHQEIGHLHARILELEKTQDDSSARIRDLEREVGERDDMIGFMATRGGGGADAEAVDADHHCHRHQGKEEVNVYDNAVAFSFDSHLVADASKLWQDVQYESLEPLYHMKHFVPRESPWKLDGESTRISSKLKLLEQELLNLETIGKSDLSKVPSSMRKQTKRYQALAGKIDDLCRRMQGSDPSKPTISPEFRTQRQTEFLLESFRLQQRATETGQKLMAVQTEIGKSSYGDELGNQAKHNTRRSLDSIRNNLKEIQRNLEIWLARIIGDLEGILARDGASRVGEYCISRYPFVQ